Proteins co-encoded in one Neofelis nebulosa isolate mNeoNeb1 chromosome 2, mNeoNeb1.pri, whole genome shotgun sequence genomic window:
- the NPPB gene encoding natriuretic peptides B, whose protein sequence is MDPKTALLRALLLLLFLHLSPLGGRSHPLGGPGPASEASAIQELLDGLRDTVSELQEAQMALGPLQQGHSPAESWEAQEEPPARVLAPHDNVLRALRRLGSSKMMRDSRCFGRRLDRIGSLSGLGCNVLRRH, encoded by the exons ATGGACCCCAAGACGGCGCTGCTCCGggccctcctgctcctcctgtTCTTGCACCTGTCGCCACTAGGAGGTCGCTCCCACCCGCTGGGCGGTCCCGGCCCCGCCTCGGAAGCGTCCGCAATACAG GAGCTGCTGGACGGTCTGCGGGACACAGTTTCAGAGCTGCAGGAAGCCCAGATGGCCCTGGGACCCCTCCAGCAGGGCCACAGCCCCGCAGAATCCTGGGAGGCCCAGGAGGAACCCCCTGCGCGGGTCCTTGCGCCCCATGACAATGTCCTCCGGGCCCTGAGACGACTAGGCAGTTCCAAGATGATGCGTGATTCAAGGTGCTTTGGCCGGAGGCTGGACCGGATTGGCTCCCTCAGTGGCCTGGGCTGCAATG TGCTGAGAAGGCATTAA
- the NPPA gene encoding natriuretic peptides A, translating into MGSFSTITASFLLFLACQLLWQTGANPVYGSVSNADLMDFKNLLDHLEDKMPLEDEVVPPQVLSEQNEEAGAALSPLPEVPPWAGEVNPAQRDGGALGRGSWDSSDRSALLKSKLRALLAAPRSLRRSSCFGGRMDRIGAQSGLGCNSFRYRR; encoded by the exons ATGGGCTCCTTCTCCACCATCACCGCgagcttcctcctcttcctggcgTGTCAGCTCCTGTGGCAAACAGGAGCTAACCCGGTATATGGCTCTGTGTCCAATGCAGACCTGATGGATTTCAAG AATTTGCTGGACCATTTGGAGGACAAGATGCCTTTAGAAGATGAAGTCGTGCCCCCACAAGTACTAAGTGAGCAGAATGAGGAAGCTGGGGCAGCTCTTAGCCCCCTCCCTGAGGTGCCTCCCTGGGCTGGGGAGGTCAACCCAGCCCAGAGAGATGGGGGTGCCCTTGGGCGGGGCTCCTGGGACTCCTCCGATAGATCTGCCCTCCTGAAAAGCAAGTTGAGGGCACTGCTTGCTGCCCCTCGGAGTCTGCGGAGGTCCAGCTGCTTTGGAGGCAGGATGGACAGGATTGGAGCTCAGAGTGGACTGGGCTGCAACAGCTTCCGG TACCGAAGATAA